The following proteins are encoded in a genomic region of Streptomyces gobiensis:
- a CDS encoding DUF485 domain-containing protein: MTQHDERDDPSGIRLQDPWYDALASGWGEGDSAQQEPRSNAPAPDVPPDPAARADPAVPADPAAPGGPAAVYLAVHRSEAFQEVRRRHRRFVFPATVGFLGWYLAYIITVTAAPGVMGRPVGDGPFNVGMLAGLGQFATTALLTWAYAWNARLRRDRAALELRWETQQRSREAAR, from the coding sequence GTGACACAGCACGACGAGCGCGACGACCCCAGCGGGATCCGGCTCCAGGACCCCTGGTACGACGCGCTGGCCTCCGGCTGGGGTGAGGGGGACAGCGCCCAGCAGGAGCCGCGCAGTAACGCTCCTGCGCCGGATGTGCCCCCAGACCCGGCAGCCCGGGCGGACCCGGCAGTTCCGGCGGACCCGGCAGCCCCCGGCGGTCCGGCCGCGGTCTACCTCGCGGTGCACCGGAGCGAGGCCTTCCAGGAGGTGCGCCGTCGCCACCGGCGCTTTGTCTTCCCCGCTACCGTCGGCTTCCTCGGCTGGTATCTCGCCTACATCATCACCGTCACCGCCGCGCCCGGGGTGATGGGGCGGCCGGTGGGGGACGGCCCGTTCAATGTGGGCATGCTGGCCGGGCTCGGGCAGTTCGCCACGACTGCCCTGCTGACCTGGGCGTACGCCTGGAACGCCCGGCTGCGCCGGGACAGGGCGGCACTTGAGCTGCGCTGGGAGACCCAGCAGCGATCCCGGGAGGCAGCCCGGTGA
- a CDS encoding M23 family metallopeptidase, with the protein MAFTHATGADHRPGRAVRTGAKIFSVAALTAGLIGSLAAPASAAGGTKAKQVSGFSQALMIGDSIAEQISAQAKAQQSAADAKAAAAKKAKKAKKEAAEAKKKAAAKKKAAEQAKKERAAQQAKASRAAKRANPNAFVSPVKGSKVTTPYRAGGALWSSGKHSGIDFAAAAGTPVRSVGGGTVAVAGWGGAYGNNIVIRHSDGTHTQYGHLSSMGVRVGQQVKSGQQIGRVGSTGNSTGPHLHFEARMTPNYGSDVNPVSYLRSKGVSV; encoded by the coding sequence ATGGCGTTCACCCATGCCACCGGGGCGGATCACCGACCGGGACGCGCCGTCCGCACCGGCGCCAAGATCTTCAGCGTTGCCGCCCTGACCGCCGGTCTGATCGGTTCTCTCGCAGCTCCCGCCTCCGCCGCGGGCGGCACCAAGGCCAAGCAGGTGAGCGGATTCAGCCAGGCCCTGATGATCGGCGACTCGATCGCCGAACAGATCAGCGCCCAGGCCAAGGCTCAGCAGAGCGCCGCCGACGCCAAGGCTGCGGCGGCCAAGAAGGCCAAGAAGGCCAAGAAGGAAGCCGCCGAGGCCAAGAAGAAGGCGGCGGCCAAGAAGAAGGCCGCTGAGCAGGCCAAGAAGGAGCGGGCGGCGCAGCAGGCCAAGGCCTCCCGGGCCGCCAAGCGTGCCAACCCCAACGCCTTCGTTTCACCCGTCAAGGGCTCCAAGGTCACCACCCCGTACCGGGCGGGCGGTGCCCTGTGGTCCTCCGGCAAGCACAGCGGCATCGACTTCGCCGCCGCTGCGGGCACCCCCGTCCGCTCCGTCGGCGGCGGCACCGTGGCCGTAGCGGGCTGGGGCGGCGCGTACGGTAACAACATCGTCATCCGTCACAGCGACGGCACCCACACCCAGTACGGCCACCTGTCCTCCATGGGTGTCAGGGTCGGACAGCAGGTGAAGTCCGGCCAGCAGATAGGCCGCGTCGGCTCGACCGGCAACTCCACCGGCCCCCACCTGCACTTCGAGGCCCGGATGACCCCGAACTACGGCTCGGACGTCAACCCGGTCTCCTACCTGCGGTCCAAGGGCGTCAGCGTCTGA
- a CDS encoding DNA gyrase/topoisomerase IV subunit A, with translation MARRSTKTPPPDDFEERILDIDVVDEMQGSFLEYAYSVIYSRALPDARDGMKPVHRRILYQMHEMGLRPERSYVKCARVVGEVMGKLHPHGDSAIYDALVRMAQSFSMRLPLVDGHGNFGSLGNDDPPAAMRYTECRTAPAAGLMVESIDEDTVDFAPNYDGSEQEPVALPSAYPNLLVNGASGIAVGMATNMPPHNLGEVIAAAKHLIKHPGADLDTLMRFVPGPDLPTGGRIVGLDGIKDAYAKGRGSFKIRATVSVESVTARRKGLVVTELPFMVGPEKVISKIKDLVNAKKLQGIADVKDLTDRKHGLRLVIEIKNGFNPEAVLEQLYKLTPMEESFGINNVALVDGQPLTLGLKELLEVYVDHRFEVVRRRSEFRRAKRSDRLHLVEGLLVALLDIDEVIRIIRSSENAAEAKEGLIAHFGLSETQTQYILDTPLRRLTKFDRLELEAERDRLTAEIEELTRILESDAELRKLVSSELTAVARKYGTERRTELLESAGATVAAVPLEVADDPCRVLLSSTGLLARTADGEPAFTKSGKRAKHDVIVSAVPATTRGEIGAVTSTGRLLRISVVDLPQLPASSSNLAGGAEISEFLSLEDDESLICLTTLDESSPGLALGTEQGVVKRVVPDYPANKEELEVISLKEGDRIVGAVELSTGEEDLVFITNEAQLLRFPAGQVRPQGRPAGGMAGVKLGPEAKVISFTAVDPAADAVVFTVAGSHGTLDDSVRTAKLTPFDQYPRKGRATGGVRCQRFLKGEDCLTFAWAGAAPARAATRTGAPVELPEMDPRRDGSGLPLGKAIAVVAGPV, from the coding sequence ATGGCCCGCCGCAGTACGAAGACCCCGCCGCCGGATGACTTCGAGGAGCGCATCCTCGACATCGACGTCGTCGACGAGATGCAGGGATCCTTCCTGGAGTACGCATACTCGGTCATCTACTCCCGTGCGCTCCCCGACGCCCGTGACGGGATGAAGCCGGTGCACCGCCGGATTCTGTACCAAATGCATGAGATGGGGCTGCGACCCGAGCGCTCGTATGTGAAGTGTGCGCGGGTTGTCGGTGAGGTGATGGGAAAGCTGCACCCGCACGGTGACAGCGCCATCTATGACGCCCTGGTGCGGATGGCACAGTCCTTCTCCATGCGGCTGCCGCTGGTCGACGGGCATGGCAACTTCGGCTCGCTGGGCAATGACGACCCGCCCGCGGCGATGCGGTACACCGAGTGCCGGACGGCACCCGCCGCCGGGCTGATGGTCGAGTCGATCGACGAGGACACCGTCGACTTCGCACCGAACTACGACGGCAGTGAGCAGGAGCCGGTGGCGCTGCCCTCGGCCTATCCAAACCTGCTGGTCAACGGCGCCTCCGGGATCGCGGTCGGCATGGCGACCAATATGCCGCCGCACAATCTGGGCGAAGTGATCGCCGCCGCCAAGCATTTGATCAAGCACCCGGGCGCGGACCTCGACACCCTGATGCGCTTTGTGCCAGGACCGGACCTGCCGACCGGCGGCCGGATCGTCGGACTGGACGGGATCAAGGACGCGTACGCCAAGGGGCGTGGCAGCTTCAAGATCCGTGCCACGGTGTCGGTGGAGAGCGTCACGGCCCGGCGCAAGGGCCTGGTCGTCACCGAACTGCCCTTCATGGTCGGCCCCGAGAAGGTCATCTCCAAGATCAAGGACCTGGTCAACGCCAAGAAGCTCCAGGGCATCGCGGACGTCAAGGACCTCACCGACCGCAAGCACGGGCTGCGGCTGGTCATCGAGATCAAGAACGGCTTCAACCCGGAGGCCGTGCTGGAGCAGCTCTACAAGCTGACGCCGATGGAGGAGTCCTTCGGCATCAACAATGTGGCGCTGGTCGACGGGCAGCCGCTCACCCTCGGGCTCAAGGAGCTGCTGGAGGTCTATGTCGACCACCGCTTCGAGGTGGTGCGGCGGCGCAGCGAGTTCCGGCGCGCCAAGCGCAGCGACCGGCTGCATCTGGTCGAGGGCCTGCTCGTCGCACTGCTCGACATCGATGAGGTCATCAGAATCATCCGGTCGAGTGAGAACGCGGCGGAGGCGAAGGAGGGGCTGATCGCTCACTTCGGTCTCTCCGAGACGCAGACGCAGTACATCCTGGACACTCCGCTGCGCCGCCTCACCAAGTTTGACCGGCTGGAGCTGGAGGCCGAGCGCGACAGGCTCACGGCGGAGATCGAGGAGCTGACCCGGATCCTGGAATCGGACGCGGAGCTGCGCAAGCTGGTCTCCTCCGAACTCACGGCGGTGGCCAGGAAGTACGGCACCGAGCGGCGCACCGAGCTGCTGGAGTCGGCGGGCGCCACGGTCGCGGCCGTACCGCTGGAGGTCGCCGACGACCCCTGCCGGGTGCTGCTCTCCTCCACCGGGCTGCTGGCCCGTACGGCCGATGGTGAGCCCGCTTTCACCAAGTCCGGCAAGCGCGCCAAGCACGATGTGATCGTCTCGGCCGTCCCGGCGACAACACGCGGCGAGATCGGGGCCGTGACCTCGACCGGGCGGCTGCTGCGGATCTCGGTCGTCGACCTCCCCCAGCTCCCGGCGTCCTCGTCGAATCTGGCGGGCGGGGCGGAGATCTCCGAGTTCCTCTCGCTCGAAGATGATGAATCGCTGATCTGTCTGACCACGCTGGACGAGTCCTCGCCGGGCCTGGCGCTCGGCACCGAGCAGGGCGTGGTCAAGAGAGTGGTGCCCGACTATCCCGCCAACAAGGAGGAGTTGGAGGTCATCTCCCTCAAGGAGGGCGACCGGATCGTCGGCGCGGTCGAGCTGAGCACCGGTGAGGAGGATCTGGTCTTCATCACCAATGAGGCCCAGCTGCTGCGCTTCCCGGCCGGTCAGGTCCGGCCGCAGGGCCGCCCGGCGGGTGGTATGGCAGGCGTCAAGCTGGGGCCGGAGGCCAAGGTGATCTCGTTCACCGCCGTGGACCCGGCCGCCGACGCGGTGGTCTTCACGGTGGCGGGCTCCCACGGCACGCTGGATGACTCGGTCCGTACGGCCAAGCTCACGCCCTTCGACCAGTATCCGCGCAAGGGGCGGGCGACGGGTGGGGTGCGCTGCCAGCGCTTCCTGAAGGGCGAGGACTGTCTGACCTTCGCCTGGGCGGGTGCGGCTCCGGCTCGGGCCGCCACGAGGACGGGGGCGCCCGTCGAGCTGCCGGAGATGGATCCGCGGCGTGATGGCTCCGGGCTCCCGCTGGGCAAGGCGATCGCGGTGGTCGCCGGGCCGGTGTAG
- a CDS encoding GntR family transcriptional regulator, whose translation MRISAHTVCTAVRDDIVSGAFPPGARLTEELLAQRYGVSRVPVREALRTLESEGFVTTRRHAGACVAEPTEQEAADLLDIRALLEPLGTARAAQRRTEAHLKVLRGLVRLGQQRAERGQLSDLRSLGDWFHETLAQASGSASLAALLTQLRRKIAWMYAVEPPVQATTVWREYGAIVDAVARGDAERARSLAAAHVERSIAARRQQRPVVVRSLKPTVNTARGRV comes from the coding sequence ATGCGCATTTCCGCGCACACGGTATGCACAGCGGTTCGCGATGACATCGTCTCTGGCGCCTTTCCGCCCGGCGCCCGGCTCACCGAGGAGCTGCTGGCCCAGCGCTACGGCGTCTCCCGGGTGCCGGTGCGCGAGGCCCTGCGCACCCTGGAGTCCGAGGGCTTTGTGACCACCAGGCGGCATGCCGGCGCCTGTGTCGCCGAGCCGACCGAGCAGGAGGCCGCCGACCTGCTGGACATCCGCGCCCTGCTGGAGCCGCTGGGCACCGCACGGGCCGCCCAGCGTCGCACCGAGGCGCATCTGAAGGTGCTGCGGGGGCTGGTACGGCTGGGGCAGCAGCGGGCCGAGCGGGGGCAGTTGTCGGACCTGCGGTCGCTGGGGGACTGGTTCCACGAGACGCTGGCCCAGGCCTCCGGCAGTGCCAGCCTGGCCGCGCTGCTCACCCAGCTGCGCCGGAAGATCGCGTGGATGTACGCGGTCGAGCCGCCGGTACAGGCCACCACGGTCTGGCGGGAGTATGGCGCGATTGTTGACGCGGTCGCCCGCGGGGATGCCGAGCGGGCCCGCTCGCTTGCGGCCGCGCATGTGGAGCGTTCCATCGCGGCCCGTCGGCAGCAGCGGCCGGTCGTGGTGAGGAGTTTGAAACCTACTGTAAACACCGCGCGCGGCCGCGTTTAA
- a CDS encoding CobW family GTP-binding protein translates to MLRKPIPVIVVAGFLGSGKTTLLNHLLRNRQGVRVGAVVNDFGSIEIDAMTVAGQVDSMVSLGNGCLCCAVDTEDLDEVLDKLARPTARIDLIIIEASGLAEPETLIRMVLASTDQRIVYGGLVEVIDAAEFDGVRARHPGIDRHIGVADLVVLNKADRVTEDRRQALLDTLGQLSGGTPVVSASYGRIDPELFFDREVGREGEQAVRQLSFEDLYTDDDHGQHVHTAYESVEFTADAPLSPRRFMNFLDTRPPGLYRMKGFVHFGADGQPQKWTMHAVGGFLRFYPSPWSRDEQRQTQLVLIGAGVDADALRKELDACVGTGPEESGPTSMWNVLRYVDAPEEPTPPTP, encoded by the coding sequence TTGCTGAGGAAACCGATCCCGGTCATCGTCGTCGCTGGCTTTCTGGGGTCCGGGAAGACCACTCTGCTCAACCACCTGCTGAGAAACCGGCAGGGCGTCCGGGTCGGTGCGGTGGTCAACGACTTCGGCAGCATCGAGATCGACGCCATGACCGTTGCCGGACAGGTCGACTCGATGGTCTCGCTCGGCAATGGCTGTCTGTGCTGCGCCGTCGACACCGAAGACCTGGATGAGGTGCTGGACAAGCTCGCCCGTCCCACGGCCCGGATCGACCTGATCATCATCGAGGCGAGCGGTCTCGCCGAGCCGGAGACCCTGATCAGGATGGTCCTGGCCAGCACGGACCAGCGCATCGTCTACGGCGGGCTGGTCGAGGTCATCGATGCCGCGGAGTTCGACGGTGTCCGGGCCCGGCATCCCGGGATCGACCGGCATATCGGTGTTGCCGATCTCGTCGTGCTGAACAAGGCCGACCGGGTGACGGAAGACCGACGGCAGGCGCTGCTGGACACGCTGGGGCAGCTCAGCGGCGGCACACCCGTCGTCTCCGCCTCATACGGGCGCATCGACCCGGAGCTGTTCTTCGACCGGGAGGTGGGCCGGGAGGGGGAGCAGGCCGTGCGACAGCTCTCCTTCGAGGATCTGTACACGGACGACGACCACGGTCAGCATGTCCACACCGCCTATGAGAGCGTCGAGTTCACTGCGGACGCCCCGCTCAGCCCGCGCCGGTTTATGAACTTCCTCGACACCAGGCCTCCCGGCCTCTACCGGATGAAGGGCTTTGTCCACTTCGGGGCTGATGGCCAGCCGCAGAAGTGGACGATGCACGCCGTCGGCGGTTTTCTGCGCTTCTACCCCTCGCCCTGGTCGCGGGATGAGCAGCGGCAGACGCAGCTGGTCCTGATCGGCGCCGGGGTCGATGCCGACGCCCTGCGCAAGGAACTGGACGCCTGCGTCGGAACCGGACCCGAGGAGTCCGGCCCCACCAGCATGTGGAACGTCCTGCGCTACGTAGACGCCCCCGAAGAGCCGACTCCCCCCACCCCGTAA
- a CDS encoding M16 family metallopeptidase produces MGHTATPPPPTGGLTATEHWLANGLRVVLSEDHQTPVAAVCLWYDVGSRHEVKDRTGLAHLFEHLMFQGSAQVKGNGHFELVQGAGGSLNGTTSFERTNYFETMPAHQLELALWLEADRMGSLLAALDDESMENQRDVVKNERRQRYDNVPYGTAFEKLTAMAYPAGHPYHHTPIGSMADLDAASLEDAREFFRTYYAPNNAVLSVVGDIDPERTLAWIEKYFGSIPGHDGKQPPRDGTLPDIMGEQLREVVEEDVPARALMAAYRLPHDGTREADAADLALTALGGGESSRLYNRLVRRDQLAVTAGFGLLRLAGAPSLGWLDVKTSGDAEIADIEAAVDEELARFATEGPSPEEMERAQAQLEREWLDRLATVSGRADELCRFAVLFGDPQLALSAVQRVLEVTPEEVRAVAAARLRPDNRAVLVYEPTEPDVVYAADHTADNLEGAEQ; encoded by the coding sequence ATGGGTCACACGGCCACGCCCCCGCCCCCCACAGGAGGGCTGACAGCGACCGAGCATTGGCTGGCCAACGGCCTGCGCGTAGTGCTTTCCGAGGATCATCAGACACCGGTAGCCGCGGTCTGCCTCTGGTACGACGTCGGCTCCCGCCATGAAGTCAAGGACCGTACCGGTCTCGCTCACCTTTTTGAGCACCTTATGTTCCAGGGTTCGGCGCAGGTCAAGGGCAATGGACACTTTGAGCTGGTGCAGGGCGCGGGTGGCTCGCTGAACGGCACCACCAGCTTTGAGCGCACCAACTACTTCGAGACTATGCCCGCCCACCAGCTTGAGCTCGCGCTGTGGCTGGAGGCGGACCGGATGGGCTCGCTGCTGGCCGCTCTGGACGACGAGTCCATGGAGAACCAGCGCGATGTGGTCAAGAACGAGCGGCGGCAGCGGTACGACAATGTGCCCTATGGCACCGCGTTCGAGAAGCTGACCGCCATGGCCTACCCGGCGGGCCACCCCTACCACCACACCCCGATCGGCTCGATGGCCGACCTGGACGCCGCCTCGCTGGAGGACGCGCGGGAATTCTTCCGTACCTACTACGCGCCGAACAACGCCGTGCTGTCGGTCGTTGGCGATATCGACCCGGAGCGGACGCTCGCCTGGATCGAGAAGTACTTCGGCTCCATTCCCGGCCACGACGGCAAGCAGCCGCCGCGCGACGGCACGCTCCCCGACATCATGGGGGAGCAGCTGCGTGAGGTCGTCGAGGAGGATGTACCGGCCCGGGCGCTGATGGCGGCGTACCGGCTGCCGCATGACGGCACCCGGGAGGCCGATGCCGCTGATCTCGCGTTGACCGCGCTGGGCGGGGGTGAGTCCTCCCGGCTCTACAACCGGCTGGTCCGCCGGGACCAGCTCGCCGTCACCGCGGGCTTCGGTCTGCTGCGGCTGGCGGGCGCGCCCTCGCTGGGGTGGCTGGATGTGAAGACCTCCGGCGACGCGGAGATCGCGGACATCGAGGCCGCCGTCGACGAGGAGCTGGCCCGCTTCGCCACTGAGGGCCCCAGCCCCGAGGAGATGGAGCGTGCCCAGGCCCAGCTGGAGCGTGAGTGGCTGGACCGGCTGGCGACGGTCAGCGGCCGCGCCGATGAACTGTGCCGGTTCGCCGTGCTGTTCGGTGATCCGCAGCTCGCGTTGAGCGCGGTGCAGCGGGTGCTGGAGGTCACCCCGGAGGAGGTACGGGCCGTGGCCGCCGCCCGGCTCCGCCCCGACAACCGTGCGGTGCTGGTCTACGAACCGACCGAGCCCGACGTCGTTTACGCCGCCGACCACACAGCCGACAACCTCGAAGGGGCCGAGCAGTGA
- a CDS encoding sucrase ferredoxin, with amino-acid sequence MSTCATASRELAEPLAATAAPARTWLLIEQPGPWGSNALVQSHLDPALGRALEEAAEGTGVRIALIRRPGRHADCHGPVRRRVFAAHTVPGRSWIRTAADVGDPERLRELDFTALGAGDHNGLWDPYDGHPLALVCTNGKRDRCCALLGRPLAAELAASGGADVWEITHIGGHRFAPTLLVLPQGYAYGRVEAPAVKALLAAVRDGRVVVERCRGRSAWERPGQAAELAVRELTGENGADALTVADTEEHDGGWVVTVTHRDGRSWLVSVTASTDAPPAAASCGAALAVQPRMEIAAITTLA; translated from the coding sequence GTGAGTACGTGTGCGACCGCATCACGGGAACTGGCTGAGCCGCTGGCGGCGACCGCCGCGCCCGCCCGTACCTGGCTGCTGATCGAACAGCCCGGGCCGTGGGGGAGCAACGCCCTGGTCCAGAGCCATCTGGATCCGGCGCTCGGCCGCGCCCTGGAGGAGGCTGCCGAGGGCACCGGAGTACGTATCGCACTGATCCGCCGCCCCGGGCGGCACGCGGACTGCCATGGCCCCGTCCGCCGTCGGGTCTTCGCCGCCCATACGGTTCCGGGCCGCTCCTGGATCCGTACCGCGGCGGACGTCGGCGACCCGGAGCGGTTGCGGGAACTGGACTTCACCGCGCTCGGCGCGGGCGACCACAACGGGCTGTGGGACCCCTACGACGGCCATCCGCTCGCCCTGGTGTGCACCAACGGCAAACGGGACCGCTGCTGCGCCCTGCTCGGCCGCCCGCTCGCCGCAGAGCTGGCCGCCTCCGGCGGGGCCGACGTCTGGGAGATCACCCATATTGGCGGCCACCGGTTCGCCCCCACGCTGCTGGTGCTGCCGCAGGGCTATGCCTACGGACGCGTCGAGGCACCCGCTGTCAAGGCGCTGCTGGCCGCCGTCCGTGACGGCCGGGTGGTCGTTGAGCGCTGCCGCGGCCGCTCCGCCTGGGAGCGCCCCGGCCAGGCCGCTGAGCTCGCGGTACGGGAGCTTACCGGCGAGAACGGTGCGGACGCGCTGACGGTCGCCGACACCGAGGAGCATGACGGCGGCTGGGTCGTGACCGTGACCCACCGCGATGGCCGCTCCTGGCTGGTCAGCGTGACCGCCTCCACCGACGCTCCCCCAGCCGCCGCGAGCTGCGGTGCCGCGCTCGCCGTACAGCCCAGGATGGAGATCGCGGCCATCACCACGCTCGCTTAG
- a CDS encoding solute symporter family protein translates to MSWSHQTLALVLFSVFVAVTLAITTWASRRRQGSPEEFYAGGRLFSPMENGFAISGDYLSAASFLGISGLIALYGFDGTVYAVGFLVAWLVVLLLVAELLRNCGRFTLADVLVARLRERPVRIAAGSASVTVSVLYLVAQMVGAGTLVALLLGGTGSATRTWTVIGVGALMVIYVSCGGMRATTWIQIVKAVLLLGGAITLAVLVLLRFGGDLGSLLSGAAERSGHGNGFLTPGLLFGAGWTSRLDFISLGIALVLGTAGLPHILARFYTVPTARAARRSVIWAIGLIGGFYLMTIVLGFGAAALLGPDTVRESNPAGNTAVPLLAQFLGGGAGTAGGTLLFAVVAAIAFATILAVVAGITLASSAAIAHDLYASLSRRGGRGPRSEVAVARIAAVGIGAAAIGLGLLAQNLNVAFLVGLAFAVAASANLPVLLYTLFWRRFTTRGALWSIYGGLVPAIALVALSPVVSGSPESLFPHLDFALFPLQNPGVVSIPIGFLMGWLGAVTDTDTPDEAKHAETEVRGLTGAGAA, encoded by the coding sequence GTGAGCTGGAGCCATCAGACCCTGGCGCTGGTCCTCTTCAGCGTCTTTGTGGCCGTCACCCTGGCGATCACCACGTGGGCCAGCCGCAGACGGCAGGGATCGCCGGAGGAGTTCTATGCGGGCGGACGGCTGTTCTCGCCCATGGAGAACGGTTTCGCCATCTCCGGCGACTATTTGTCCGCCGCATCCTTCCTCGGTATCTCCGGCCTGATCGCCCTCTACGGTTTCGACGGCACGGTCTACGCCGTTGGTTTCCTGGTCGCCTGGCTGGTCGTACTGCTTCTTGTCGCTGAGCTCCTGCGCAACTGCGGTCGGTTCACGCTCGCCGATGTCCTGGTGGCGCGGCTGCGGGAGCGACCGGTCCGGATCGCCGCGGGCAGCGCGTCGGTCACCGTCTCGGTGCTCTATCTGGTGGCGCAGATGGTTGGTGCGGGCACCCTGGTCGCGCTGCTGCTGGGCGGCACCGGCTCCGCCACGCGCACCTGGACGGTGATCGGAGTCGGGGCGCTCATGGTGATCTACGTTTCGTGCGGCGGGATGCGGGCGACCACCTGGATCCAGATCGTCAAGGCAGTGCTTCTGCTGGGTGGTGCCATCACACTGGCCGTCCTGGTTCTGCTGCGCTTCGGCGGAGATCTGGGCTCGCTCCTGTCCGGCGCCGCCGAACGCAGCGGGCACGGCAACGGCTTCCTCACCCCGGGCCTGCTCTTCGGCGCAGGCTGGACCTCCCGGCTGGACTTCATCAGCCTCGGGATCGCGCTTGTCCTGGGCACCGCCGGACTTCCGCATATCCTGGCCCGCTTCTACACGGTGCCCACGGCACGGGCCGCCCGCCGCTCGGTGATCTGGGCGATCGGGCTGATCGGGGGCTTCTATCTGATGACGATCGTGCTCGGTTTCGGCGCCGCGGCGCTGCTGGGGCCGGACACGGTGCGGGAGTCCAACCCGGCCGGTAACACAGCGGTGCCGCTGCTCGCCCAGTTCCTGGGCGGCGGCGCCGGGACGGCGGGGGGAACGCTGCTCTTCGCGGTGGTGGCCGCGATCGCCTTCGCCACGATTCTCGCCGTGGTCGCCGGGATCACTCTGGCCTCTTCGGCGGCCATCGCCCACGATCTGTACGCCTCACTGAGCCGCCGCGGTGGCCGTGGGCCGCGCAGCGAAGTGGCCGTCGCCAGGATCGCCGCCGTTGGGATCGGCGCTGCCGCCATCGGGCTCGGGCTGCTCGCCCAGAACCTCAACGTCGCCTTCCTGGTGGGCCTGGCCTTCGCCGTCGCCGCCTCGGCGAATCTCCCCGTGCTGCTCTACACCCTCTTCTGGCGCCGCTTCACCACGCGCGGCGCGCTCTGGTCCATCTACGGCGGCCTCGTTCCGGCCATCGCCCTGGTCGCACTCTCGCCGGTGGTCTCCGGCAGCCCTGAGTCCCTCTTCCCGCACCTGGACTTCGCCCTCTTCCCGCTGCAGAACCCCGGGGTGGTTTCCATCCCGATCGGATTCCTCATGGGCTGGCTGGGCGCGGTCACCGATACGGACACCCCGGATGAGGCCAAGCATGCTGAGACGGAGGTACGGGGGCTGACGGGGGCGGGGGCGGCGTAG
- a CDS encoding M16 family metallopeptidase gives MELHPQPVGGQPKPWKFPAPDRGTLPNGLTVLRCHRPGQQVVAVEVNLIAPLDAEPEGLDGVATIMARALSEGTDKHSAEEFAAELERCGATLDAHADHPGVRVSLEVPASRLAKALGLLADALRAPAFPDSEVDRLVRNRLDEIPHELANPARRASMALSKELFPAESRMSRPRQGTEKTVERIDAGAVRAFYEAHVRPATATVVIVGDFTGVDLDTALADTLGAWTGAAAEPRPMPPITADDTGRVVIVDRPGAVQTQLLIGRIGADRHDRVWPAQVLGTYCLGGTLTSRLDRVLREEKGYTYGVRAFGQVLRSAPSSAPGGAVGAAMLAISGSVATDVTGPALADLWQVLRTLAAEGLTDEERDVAVQNLVGVAPLRYETAAAVAGTLADQVEQFLPDDFQAQLYARLAETGTVEATAAAVNAFPVDRLVTVLVGDAEQIAGPVGELGIGQVTVVTGQ, from the coding sequence ATGGAGCTCCATCCGCAGCCGGTCGGCGGACAGCCCAAGCCCTGGAAATTCCCCGCGCCCGACCGCGGCACCCTGCCCAACGGTCTGACGGTGCTGCGCTGTCACCGTCCAGGCCAGCAGGTCGTCGCGGTCGAGGTCAACCTGATCGCCCCCCTGGACGCCGAGCCCGAGGGTCTCGACGGCGTCGCCACCATCATGGCGCGGGCGCTGTCCGAGGGCACCGACAAGCACAGCGCCGAGGAGTTCGCCGCGGAGCTGGAGCGCTGCGGCGCCACCCTGGACGCACACGCCGACCACCCCGGGGTCCGGGTGTCCCTGGAGGTCCCGGCCTCCCGGCTGGCCAAGGCGCTCGGGCTGCTCGCCGACGCGCTGCGCGCCCCGGCCTTCCCGGACAGCGAGGTCGACCGGCTGGTGCGCAACCGGCTGGATGAGATCCCGCATGAGCTGGCCAACCCGGCCCGCCGCGCCTCCATGGCGCTGTCCAAGGAGCTGTTCCCGGCCGAATCCCGGATGTCCCGCCCCCGGCAGGGCACCGAGAAGACCGTCGAGCGCATTGACGCCGGTGCCGTACGGGCCTTCTACGAGGCGCATGTACGGCCCGCCACGGCCACCGTGGTCATCGTGGGTGACTTCACCGGCGTCGACCTGGACACGGCGCTCGCCGACACCCTCGGTGCCTGGACCGGCGCCGCCGCCGAGCCGCGCCCCATGCCGCCGATCACCGCCGATGACACCGGCCGGGTGGTCATCGTGGACCGGCCGGGAGCGGTGCAGACCCAGCTGCTCATCGGCCGGATCGGCGCTGACCGGCATGACCGGGTGTGGCCCGCCCAGGTGCTCGGCACGTACTGTCTGGGCGGCACCCTCACCTCCCGCCTCGACCGGGTGCTGCGCGAGGAGAAGGGGTACACCTACGGGGTGCGCGCCTTCGGGCAGGTGCTGCGCTCCGCGCCCTCTTCTGCCCCGGGCGGGGCTGTCGGCGCGGCGATGCTCGCCATCAGCGGCTCGGTGGCCACCGATGTCACCGGCCCCGCGCTGGCCGACCTCTGGCAGGTGCTGCGCACCCTCGCCGCTGAGGGCCTGACCGATGAGGAGCGCGATGTCGCCGTGCAGAACCTGGTGGGGGTCGCCCCGCTGAGGTACGAGACGGCAGCGGCCGTCGCCGGGACGCTCGCGGACCAGGTGGAACAGTTCCTTCCGGATGACTTCCAGGCGCAGCTGTACGCCCGGCTCGCGGAGACCGGCACGGTCGAGGCCACCGCGGCGGCCGTCAACGCCTTCCCGGTGGACCGGCTGGTCACCGTTCTGGTCGGCGACGCCGAGCAGATCGCCGGGCCGGTGGGTGAGCTGGGGATCGGTCAAGTGACCGTCGTCACAGGCCAGTAA